CGCCGTCTGTCCCGGTCCGATGGCGACCGAGATCGCCGACGGCGTGCGCCCGCCGCCGACGATCAAGCACGACAAGATCGTCCGCTATTCGGGCCTGCGCGGGCTGGGCGACGCAGGCGATGTCGCCAAGGTCGTCGCCTTCCTTGCCTCCGACGCGGCGGTGGGCGTTCACGGCGCGATCTGGACCGCCGATCTCGGCACGTCGGCCGGTTAGAGTTCGAGGGAGAGACAAGAGATGACGCAGGACGTCGACTATGACCTGATCGTGATCGGCGCCGGCGGTGCCGGCATGTCGGGCGCGATCTGGGCGGCCGAGGCCGGTTGCAAGGTCATCATCCTCGAGAGCGAGGATCGCATCGGCGGTTCGACCGCGCTGTCGGACGGGGTGTTCAACGCTGCCGACACCAGCCTGCAGCGCAAGCTCGGCCTGACCGACTCGATCGACGACTATTACGATTACTACATGACGCTCAACGCCTGGCGGCAGCCGGCAGCGCTGATCCGGCGCTTTTGCGAGGAAGCGACGCCGACGCTCGAATGGCTGTTGTCGATCGGCGTGACCTATCCCGAGCGGATCGCCCACAAGCCCAAGCAGCCGGTGTTTCCGGGATCGGTCGAGGGTGGCGGGCTCTATTCGGCGGGCGTCGAATGGCCGCCGCGCGGGCATTGCCCGGTCGAGGGTGGCAGCGTCTACATCAACGCCATGGAGAACCGCCGCGCGGTGCTCGGTGTCGAGCTCGTGCTCAATACCCGCGTGCGCCAGCTCATCGTCGAGGACGGCGCGGTGAAGGGCGTCGAGGTCGACGGCCAGACGCTGCGCAGCCATGCCGTGCTGATCGCCTGTGGCGGCATCGCCAATGCCGATCACGAGATGGTCAGGGCCTGGTTTCCCGACGCCTACGACACATTGCCCGAGGGCTATCATCCGCGCGCCGGCTCGGCCGTGGGCAGCCGCGGCGATGGCGTGCGGCTGGGCGAGCAGGCCGGCGCCCACATCATCGGCAAGAACTGCGGCCTCGCGGTTTCCGGCCCGTTCCTGCCCAACGCGCCGCAGGGCTTCCACGGCTACCAGCCGACCTCGGTGGTCTATGTCAACGGCCGCGGCCAGCGCTTCGCGCCCGAAACCGCGCCCTATGCGGTGATGCCCGGCCTGATCAAGGAGCAGGGCTTCAAGGTCTGGGGCGTGTTCGACGAAGGCGCGCGGCTGCGCTCCGATCCTTCGCGCAGCGGCTTCGCGCGCGGCTGGGACCCCGATTTCGTGCTGCAGTCCGTAGCAAACGGCGACATCATCGTTGCCGACACGCTCGAAGCTCTTGCTGGCAAATGCGCGATGCGCCCCGGCGCGCTGCGCGTGACGGTCGACCAGTTCAACGAGGATATCGGCGCGGGCAAGGACCGCTGGTTCCTGCGCTCGATGGAAGACATCCATCCGATCTTGGAAGGCCCTTTCTACGCTTTCCGCCACGTCAACGGCGGCTTCACCCTGACCGGCGTCGGCCCGCGCATCGATCCCGATGCCCATGCGCTCGACGAGGACGGCCGGATTATCCCGGGCCTGTTCGCCGCGGGCGAATCGGGCGCCGGCGTTCTGGGCGAACGCTATGTCGGCGGCGGCAATTCGGTCGCCAACGCAATCACCATGGGTCGCGTTGCGGGTATGACGATTGGGCGGGAAGTGAAGGGGCTCTAGAATGGCGCAGAAATTCTCGATCGACGATCTTACCGATCCCCAACTGAGCCCCGAGCAGCGCGCCTACATCGCCTCGGTCGAGGCTAACCCGCCGGTGCTGACCGAAGACGCGATCCTCTCCGCCGCGCGCGACGCCACCGGCCTCTCCGACTTCGGGCCCGACGACTTCCGCGAGCGGCTCAAGATACTGCTCGACGAGTGGAACGGCGACACCCGCGCCTATGCGCTGAAGCGGGCGTTTCTGCTCAACTACGGTATCCGCTATGCGAGCAATAGGCTGCTGATCCACGACCTGCTGACGCGGCACCCCGAAATCCATGACGAGCCGATCGAGCGGCCGATCATGGTGGTCGGCATGCCGCGATCGGGCACCACCCATCTGCTCAACCTGCTCGGCGCGGATAGCCGTCTGCGCTCGACCCCGCTGTGGCAGACCTATGCTCCGGTGCCGAACCCGAAGGAGCCGGTCGGACCCGACGGCGTAGACCCGCGCTATGCCCGGGTTGCCGCGAGCTGGGAGGTGCAGCTCGCGTCCAACCCGCTTTCGGCCGCGATGCACGCAATGGAGCCCGACCATTTCCACGAGGACGTGGAGCTGATGGGGCCGAATTTCGCCGGCTACAATTTCGAATGGCTGGCCCGTGCCCCCAAGTTCCGCGACTATTACCTCTCGACAGACCAGACGCCGCACTACGAGTACATGAAGACTGTACTCAAGATCTTCCAGTGGCAGGACGTCCAGGCCGGCGGAACGCGCAAGCGCTTTGTCACCAAATGCCCACAGCACCTCGAACAGCTGCCGGTGCTCAAGAAGGTTTTCCCCGACGCCACCGTGGCGATCACCTACCGCGATCCCGTGGAGGTTATCCAGTCGGCGATCACGATGATCGCCTATGGCGAGCGCATGAGCTACCCGACGATCGATACCCAGGGCCTGCTCGCCTACTGGACCGATCGCGTCGAGAAACTGCTGCGCGCCTGCGTGCGCGACCGGCCCATCTGGCCCGAGGAGCAGAGCGTCGACGTGCCTTTCGACACGTTCATGAAGGATGACATGGCAGTGGTGCGAGAAGTGCGCCGCAAGGCCGGATTACCGGAGACCGATCAGGCCAACCGCGATGTCGCTGCCTACATCGAAAGCCATCCGCGCGGCAAATACGGCCAGCTCGTCTACAACCTGGAGCGCGACTTCGGCGTCTCCCCCGACGAGCTGCGCAAGCGTTTCGACTTCTACTACGAAGCCTACCCCTTCCTGCGGCGGCCCGCGAAGTAGCTCTTCACAAGGAAGATACCGATGATCGAAAAATCGTCCGTCGCTGGCTGGCAGGAACTCGTCGACAGCCTGCAGACTCTGCCCGATCGCATGCTGGCAAAACTGCCGGACGACATGGCGCGCGATCCCCAGGTCCAGCAGGAAGTGGCCCGGATCGCGCTCGAGGCCCTGGTCAGCTCGGGGCTGAGCGCGCTTGCCGGCGATGGCGATTCGCCGCAATTCGTGCCTTCGCTTGGCCAGTTGCTCAATATCGGCCAGCCCAATGCCGATACGATCTACCGCAGCGCGAAGCTGAGCCCCGGAGCCAGCTATCGCCTGCGCGGCAAGCGCGGCACGATCAACCACACGGTGGTCTCGCAGGTGCTTCCGAGGAACGCGCCGAATGCCAAGGATCGCCCGCATCTCCCGCTGTCGAGCCTGAAGGTCGATGCCGACGGACGCTTCGACGTCCTGATTACTGCGCAGCGCCCTGACGGGTACGACGGCGACTGGTGGCCACTCGATCCGGCGGCAACCGGCCTGGCCAGCCGGATGGTCAGCTCGGACTGGTCAAAGGAGGAGCCCTCGACGCTCGCGATCGAGCGGGTCGACAAGCCGGTCGGCCGGCCTCGCGCCACAGCGGATGACCTCGAGAAGCGCCTGCGCGGCCTGGTGCCGCAGACCGAATTCCTGGCGCTGATGTTCCCAGATCATGTCGAACAGCTTCGGCAGGAGGGCTACGTCAACAGCCTCAAGGTGTTCGACGTCGGCTTCGGGGCCCTCGCCGGGCAGTTCTACTACGAAGGTGCATTCGACCTGGCCGACGACGAGGCGCTTATCATCGAATCGCCGGTTCCGGCGCGTTGCCAGTACCGCTCGCTAATTCTGACCAACGACGTTTTCGAGACGATCGACTGGTACAACAACCATTCGAGCCTGAATGATGCCCAGGCGCTGCCCGACCCGGACGGTAAGCTGCGCATCGTGGTTTCCGCCCGGGACCCTGGCGTCCGGAATTGGCTCGACACCGCGGGCCACCGCCGCGGCGTCGTCCAGGGCCGCTGGACCGAATGCGACAGCCAGCCGATGCCCGAGGTGCGCAAGGTGAAGCTGGCGGATGTCGCAGCCTCTTTGCCGGCCGATGTCGCGCGGGTCACAACGGAGCAGCGGCAGGAACTCATTCGTGAACGGCGCCGGGCCTATTTGGAGCGGCCGCAGTGGTGACGATCGTTAAGCGAGATCGGAAGAGGAGAATTCGGTGAGCGAAGCATTCGAGAAAGGCCTCAAACTGTTCGGCGAGGTCTATGGCGAGGAACAGGCAAACGGTTTGCGCGAGTATGTCGGCGGCGATAGCGACGGCTTCGGCAAACTCCAGGCTCAATGGGCGATGGAATGGGCGTTCGGCACGATCTGGACCCGCGAGGACCAGCTATCCCGGAAAATGCGCAGTTGCGCTGTGCTTGGAATGGTGATCGGTCTCGGCACCTACGAAGAGATCAAATACCACACCAAGATGGGCACGGCGAATGGCCTGACCAAGGACGAGATACAGGAAATCTACTACTCGGCGATTCCCTATTGCGGTTTGCCCAAGTCCAATATTGCTAAGGCGGCCATCATTGCGGGCTATAAGGAGCTCGAACACGAAGCGGGGCGCTAGGCGTGATATTTCAAGTCAGTCATTCGATGCTTGGGTAGGGCCAAATATTCGCCCCTTTCTAAAACGATTTTTCGATTGATGGCATTAGCCTGACTTTGCAAATCACAATCTTCCGATCACGTTTGCGTCCGGTACCGCCGACATTTCGGCCATTCAAGCCGAGCTATGCGCGCCTTGAAACCGGGCATTCGTTCAGCGAAGCGGTAGCGTCCTGCCCCCACTCGCGCCGTCTCCTTAAGCACGCCAGCGTGGGAAGAAGCCGCGAACCCGGCAGCTAGGCGAGGTAGCGCCCGCCGTTTAGGCTGAGGGGTTGCCCGGTCACATATGCAGCCTCCTCCGAGACGAGATAGGCACACGCGGCTGCCACTTCCTCTACTCGACCGGCGCGCTTCATCGGTACCGCTGCAGCGACTGCCTCCATGTCGAGCGGCGCGGCGCGCATCATCGGAGTATCCACGAAGAACACCGGAAGGTGGTTCACCGTGACGCCGCGGTCGGCCACCTCGATGGCCAGGTCCTTAGTCATCGCGGCAAGTCCGCCTTTCGACGCCGCGTAGTGCGCCATGGCGCCGATCCCGTCCTGCATGATGCTGGAAGTGATGTTGACGATGCGGCCCCAGGCGCCGGCCAGCATGTCGGGAAGTACGGCCTGAGTGCAGAGGAACGGGCCGATTACGTTCACTCGCAGCATTTCCTGGAAGTCGGACTCGCGGATTTCCAGGAACGGGCAGTGCTCCGCCATTCCGGCGTTGTTGACGAGTATCGATACCGGCCCCAGTATCTCGTGCGTCTTGCGTAAGGATCGTTCGATATCCCGATTGCAGGTGGCGTCCCCGATGCAGGCGATCGCCGTTCCGCCCTGCTGCGCGATCATCTCGACCGTCTCGTCCGTCGAACTCGCGGTTCTGCCCCAGACAGCGACTGCGATCCCATCGCGGGCAAGGCGTAGCGCGATCGCCCGGCCGATCCCACTGCCGCCGCCGGTCACGACCGCGACCTTGGCAGCGTGCTCGCTGTCACGGTGCGTCATGGCGCGCGAGTGCCGGTCGATAGATCAGGCATACGCGGCCGGCATGTCTTCGAAGGCGATCGGCAGCGTCGTGATGCCCCAGACCCCGGGGAACAGTTTCCAGTTCACCTCGCCGACGAGCCGCGGGGCGGCGATGCGTTTGGCGATCTGGTGCAGACCTTCCTCGACGTTGGCAATCGCCAGGAACTGACCCAGGCACATGTGCATGCCGCGTCCGAAGCCCTGGCTCGGGCTCTTCTCGGGACGCTCGGGATCGAACTCGTCCGGCCGGTCGAACACCTCGGGGTCGCGGCCGGATACCGAGAGCGGAAAGATCAGCATCGTGCCCGCGGGGATGCCGACGCCGCGGTAGTCGAACTCCTCGGTGACGATCCGCATAGTGTTCGATGGAGTCAGATAGCGCATCTGCTCCTTCACCACCTTTCTCACGTAGTCGAAATCGTCGGCGCAGCGCGCGTAGACCTCGGGATTGGCAAGCAGCGAACGCATCAGCAGGATCAGCAGGTTTTTTGTCGTGTCGTATCCCGCGGCGAAGATAAGGATCAGCAGCTGGCGGAGCTCGTCGGCGCTGAGCCGCCCTTCGGCATTCGCCGCGATCATCGTGTCGAGTAGGTCACCGCGCGTCCCGTTCGGTCCGCGCTCCTCGATCACGCCGTCGACGAAGCGCCACAGTTTCTGATAGCCTTCCTCGATGATCGCCATCTTCTCGACCTCGAGATTGAAGCTCTCGCCGTGGATCTCGAGCGACTTCTTGATCTCGGCCAGTTGATCGGTCGGCACGCCCAGCAGGGCGAACATGACGCGTACGGGGAAGTTGGAAGCGAACTCGGCGAAATCGAAGGCGCGCTTGGGCCCCCATTCGTCGAGGATCGCCGATATCGTCTCGCGCATCACCGTGCGCAGCCGCTTGACGCTGCCGGGGCCGAAGGCGCTGCTGATGCTGCCGCGCAGGCGGCTGTGGCGGTCGCCCGAGCTGACCAGCATCTGATCGACCGCGAAGCGCCCCCAGCCAGTCCCATGCGCGCCCATGATGTCGACGATCTCCTCGCCCGGCATCTTGAGGTGGCCGTCAAGCCGCATGATGTCCTCGATCGCGCGATAGGACGTGACCAGATAGCCGATGTCGCTGGCGGCCAGCCAGTCGTGCTCGCGCCGCGCCGCTTCGATGAAAGGGATCGGATTGTCGCCGAACTCTTTCGTCGAAATCGGCACCTGCGCCATGGCGACCTGATCGATGTTTGGCATGTCTCGTTCCCGTCGCGGCCGATCCGGATCTCGGCCTACTTACCGTATTTGCAGCGCGGGGAAACGTTTCAGGTTGCAGAAGGCCCTATCGGCGCCAAGCGGGTTATGGGCCAAGTTGAGGCAGCCCGATCATGGCGATCTGGAGCTGTGAGATCGCCAGCCAATCGCTGCCTTCGCCGACAAAGGCGACATTCGTCGGAAAAACGGCTCCTAGAAACCGTCCCTTCGTTCATCAGGCTATCGGTCGACCCGCAATGAAGGATGTAGCGATGCGGCATGCTCGACCAGCCGACACCCGATCCCATGTTCTCGAGGCGAAGACTCGATGAACAGGGAATCGATTTGTTCTGGGCTCAACCCCATGAAGCCGG
The window above is part of the Novosphingobium sp. G106 genome. Proteins encoded here:
- a CDS encoding cytochrome P450; protein product: MPNIDQVAMAQVPISTKEFGDNPIPFIEAARREHDWLAASDIGYLVTSYRAIEDIMRLDGHLKMPGEEIVDIMGAHGTGWGRFAVDQMLVSSGDRHSRLRGSISSAFGPGSVKRLRTVMRETISAILDEWGPKRAFDFAEFASNFPVRVMFALLGVPTDQLAEIKKSLEIHGESFNLEVEKMAIIEEGYQKLWRFVDGVIEERGPNGTRGDLLDTMIAANAEGRLSADELRQLLILIFAAGYDTTKNLLILLMRSLLANPEVYARCADDFDYVRKVVKEQMRYLTPSNTMRIVTEEFDYRGVGIPAGTMLIFPLSVSGRDPEVFDRPDEFDPERPEKSPSQGFGRGMHMCLGQFLAIANVEEGLHQIAKRIAAPRLVGEVNWKLFPGVWGITTLPIAFEDMPAAYA
- a CDS encoding FAD-dependent oxidoreductase; the encoded protein is MTQDVDYDLIVIGAGGAGMSGAIWAAEAGCKVIILESEDRIGGSTALSDGVFNAADTSLQRKLGLTDSIDDYYDYYMTLNAWRQPAALIRRFCEEATPTLEWLLSIGVTYPERIAHKPKQPVFPGSVEGGGLYSAGVEWPPRGHCPVEGGSVYINAMENRRAVLGVELVLNTRVRQLIVEDGAVKGVEVDGQTLRSHAVLIACGGIANADHEMVRAWFPDAYDTLPEGYHPRAGSAVGSRGDGVRLGEQAGAHIIGKNCGLAVSGPFLPNAPQGFHGYQPTSVVYVNGRGQRFAPETAPYAVMPGLIKEQGFKVWGVFDEGARLRSDPSRSGFARGWDPDFVLQSVANGDIIVADTLEALAGKCAMRPGALRVTVDQFNEDIGAGKDRWFLRSMEDIHPILEGPFYAFRHVNGGFTLTGVGPRIDPDAHALDEDGRIIPGLFAAGESGAGVLGERYVGGGNSVANAITMGRVAGMTIGREVKGL
- a CDS encoding carboxymuconolactone decarboxylase family protein; its protein translation is MSEAFEKGLKLFGEVYGEEQANGLREYVGGDSDGFGKLQAQWAMEWAFGTIWTREDQLSRKMRSCAVLGMVIGLGTYEEIKYHTKMGTANGLTKDEIQEIYYSAIPYCGLPKSNIAKAAIIAGYKELEHEAGR
- a CDS encoding sulfotransferase, with translation MAQKFSIDDLTDPQLSPEQRAYIASVEANPPVLTEDAILSAARDATGLSDFGPDDFRERLKILLDEWNGDTRAYALKRAFLLNYGIRYASNRLLIHDLLTRHPEIHDEPIERPIMVVGMPRSGTTHLLNLLGADSRLRSTPLWQTYAPVPNPKEPVGPDGVDPRYARVAASWEVQLASNPLSAAMHAMEPDHFHEDVELMGPNFAGYNFEWLARAPKFRDYYLSTDQTPHYEYMKTVLKIFQWQDVQAGGTRKRFVTKCPQHLEQLPVLKKVFPDATVAITYRDPVEVIQSAITMIAYGERMSYPTIDTQGLLAYWTDRVEKLLRACVRDRPIWPEEQSVDVPFDTFMKDDMAVVREVRRKAGLPETDQANRDVAAYIESHPRGKYGQLVYNLERDFGVSPDELRKRFDFYYEAYPFLRRPAK
- a CDS encoding SDR family NAD(P)-dependent oxidoreductase, with product MTHRDSEHAAKVAVVTGGGSGIGRAIALRLARDGIAVAVWGRTASSTDETVEMIAQQGGTAIACIGDATCNRDIERSLRKTHEILGPVSILVNNAGMAEHCPFLEIRESDFQEMLRVNVIGPFLCTQAVLPDMLAGAWGRIVNITSSIMQDGIGAMAHYAASKGGLAAMTKDLAIEVADRGVTVNHLPVFFVDTPMMRAAPLDMEAVAAAVPMKRAGRVEEVAAACAYLVSEEAAYVTGQPLSLNGGRYLA
- a CDS encoding DUF1214 domain-containing protein, with the protein product MIEKSSVAGWQELVDSLQTLPDRMLAKLPDDMARDPQVQQEVARIALEALVSSGLSALAGDGDSPQFVPSLGQLLNIGQPNADTIYRSAKLSPGASYRLRGKRGTINHTVVSQVLPRNAPNAKDRPHLPLSSLKVDADGRFDVLITAQRPDGYDGDWWPLDPAATGLASRMVSSDWSKEEPSTLAIERVDKPVGRPRATADDLEKRLRGLVPQTEFLALMFPDHVEQLRQEGYVNSLKVFDVGFGALAGQFYYEGAFDLADDEALIIESPVPARCQYRSLILTNDVFETIDWYNNHSSLNDAQALPDPDGKLRIVVSARDPGVRNWLDTAGHRRGVVQGRWTECDSQPMPEVRKVKLADVAASLPADVARVTTEQRQELIRERRRAYLERPQW